A single window of Micrococcaceae bacterium Sec5.1 DNA harbors:
- a CDS encoding NAD(P)H-quinone dehydrogenase, translating to MTTQPVMSSPRIAILGGGPGGYEAAMVAASLGAIVTVIERAGLGGAAVLTDVVPSKTLIATADLITRVGEAEELGVKFDVEGSACTPTLRADLKHINHRVLSLARQQSADIRKGLESMGVRVLMGSGKLLDNHTIEVCGTDGIETVEADAILLAVGAHPRELSTARPDGERILNWSQLYNLEELPEELIVVGSGVTGAEFASAYNGLGSNVTLISSGQRVLPRSDSDAAEVLEGVFERRGVKVLARSRAEAVERIGDGVAVVLDDGTKVTGSHCLVCVGSIPNTSGIGLEMAGVDLTESGHIKVDGVSRTTAPNIYAAGDCTGVFALASVAAMQGRIAIAHILGDGVTPLKLHHVASNIFTSPEIATVGVTEEEVEADKYQGDVVKLPLSSNARAKMRNHKDGFIKIIARKGSGTVIGGVVVGPNASELIFPIAVAVARKLHVDDLASTFTVYPSLTGSIAEAARRLHVHM from the coding sequence ATGACTACGCAACCTGTCATGAGTTCACCCCGTATTGCAATTCTCGGTGGAGGACCAGGTGGTTATGAAGCTGCTATGGTGGCTGCCTCCCTCGGCGCAATAGTCACCGTCATCGAACGCGCCGGCCTGGGTGGGGCGGCCGTACTCACAGACGTGGTTCCCTCCAAGACGCTGATTGCAACAGCAGACCTGATAACGCGCGTCGGAGAGGCTGAAGAGCTGGGGGTTAAATTCGACGTCGAAGGTAGTGCGTGCACTCCCACGCTGCGTGCGGACCTCAAGCACATCAACCACCGAGTGCTTTCACTGGCCCGCCAGCAGTCGGCTGACATCCGAAAGGGCCTTGAAAGCATGGGTGTCCGTGTTCTCATGGGTTCCGGCAAGCTTTTGGACAACCACACCATCGAAGTATGCGGAACGGACGGCATCGAAACTGTTGAAGCCGATGCCATCCTCCTTGCAGTCGGCGCCCATCCTCGAGAATTGTCCACCGCCCGTCCAGACGGTGAGCGCATCCTCAACTGGTCCCAGCTGTACAACCTTGAGGAACTGCCGGAAGAACTCATCGTGGTCGGCTCTGGTGTGACCGGCGCCGAGTTTGCCTCCGCCTACAACGGGCTGGGATCCAACGTGACCCTTATTTCCAGCGGGCAGCGTGTCCTGCCAAGGTCGGACAGTGACGCTGCAGAAGTTCTGGAAGGCGTCTTTGAGCGCCGTGGAGTCAAGGTACTCGCAAGGTCCCGAGCTGAGGCCGTGGAGCGTATCGGGGATGGGGTGGCCGTGGTGTTGGACGATGGCACCAAAGTAACAGGGAGCCACTGTCTGGTATGCGTCGGATCCATACCAAACACCAGTGGCATCGGGTTGGAAATGGCCGGAGTGGACCTGACAGAAAGCGGTCATATCAAGGTGGACGGCGTTTCCCGGACCACTGCCCCGAATATCTACGCGGCCGGTGACTGCACTGGAGTTTTCGCCTTGGCGTCAGTGGCCGCAATGCAGGGGCGCATCGCGATAGCTCACATCCTGGGAGACGGAGTAACCCCGCTCAAACTCCACCACGTGGCCTCTAACATCTTCACATCTCCCGAGATCGCCACAGTCGGTGTGACAGAGGAAGAAGTGGAAGCTGACAAATACCAGGGTGACGTCGTCAAGCTCCCGCTGAGCAGCAACGCCCGTGCGAAAATGCGCAACCACAAGGACGGTTTCATCAAGATTATCGCCCGCAAGGGATCAGGCACCGTGATCGGGGGAGTCGTCGTGGGACCGAACGCCTCTGAGTTGATCTTCCCGATCGCAGTTGCGGTTGCACGGAAACTGCACGTGGATGACCTGGCGAGCACTTTTACGGTATACCCATCCCTTACAGGATCAATCGCCGAGGCCGCGCGGCGATTACATGTGCACATGTAA